The stretch of DNA TTCCCAGTTCCACGCACCGCCAAAGTAATCTTCTGTGCCAGTTCCACATATGGTTGGAAATTCCTGATCGCCGTCCATATAAAACTTAATTTCTCCCTCACCCCACCAGTCACAGCTATTTACCTGCCAAGCTAGGTACGTACCTACATAATGGCCCTTGCCTTTAATGCCATCAATTATAATATGCACATCCTTATACTTTACTGGGTTACTCCTATTCCATTGTGCGTGGAAAAAAGCTGCATCCGACGGGATATCTGTTACTGTATAATCAATCTGGTAATAAAGGTAGTAGTCATCATTGGATATGTTTTCAATCGTTATTTTTGCCTTTTGTCGATAAGGCATTTCCCAATAGCTATTAAACCCTCCTGCAGGATTTACAGCAATTGGAATAGAATTAACATTTACTCGCTCACACCAGCCATTACAAAAGAAGTCACCAAGGGGAACTTCCACAGAAGGGTGTTCCTCTCCATCCCAATACATTCTGATAATCAACCTTCTCCAAGCATCAGGGTGACAAGTCAGCCAGATATGTTGGATGGCACCTGCTTCCTCGATATCTGCAATGGTAAAAGTTGATTGTTGTTTCACTAAGACAGAAGGTGAAACCTTCCACCCTTGCCCCAATTCTCTTGAAGGACCCGAGCCTGTCCCTTCTATCGCGATACCGCCTTTTCCTTTTTCTCCGCGGAAGTTTTCAGGACTAATTGACCGAGTTTTGGCATTTGACAAACGGGATAACTGCCCTAATCCCATACCTAATCCATTAAACATTAATCCTTCTCCTATCTATGCCGATTAATAATTTTTTACGTTTCATAATCCATTTTGTCAAAAGCGATTTTTATTGGTTTGTTTTTAGCCAAAGCAATTACAGCAGCGACGAGACATAACGTCAAACTAATGTAATCTGATAGAAAATAAAATGCTGCAGCTAATACAATCCAATAAATCGGAAGCTTGTATTGAAGTGTATTATCGCGTACAAGCCACCTGACAAAAATGATATTTAAGCCAGCAATGACAATAAATAAGAGCCCATAAGTGACAGCAAAGCTATAGAGACTATCAAACAAGGACTGGACACCCTTTTGTTCTAAAAGTGTTAAATTATCTACATTTGCTCCCTGTTTTTTTAAAGTAAACGAGTAATAAAAAATTGTTATAGCACCCGTAACCAACTGCCAAATACTCGCTGCATAAATGACTTTCCGTTCAAAAGACCTGCTCATTTCATTCACTCCTCTAGATGGAACATGCCGGTTGGATCCCTGCTATCCTTATCCTTTTACACCAGACGATAAAGACATGGACTGCATAAAGTATCTTTGGGCAAACAAATATAAAAGGAAAGTAGGAATTAACGCAATTAATGCGCCCGCTGTTCCAATACCAGGGTAGGTTAGGTATTGCCCCTGAAGGAGCTGCAGCCCTGGAGTAATTGGAAGTTTTTCAATATCATTAAGTACTATGGACGGCCATAGAAAATCATTCCATGCTCCTGTAAAACTGAACAATGCCACAACCGTTAATACCGGCCTAATAAGCGGCAGGATAATCAAGTAAAAAATTTGAAACTCATTTGCGCCATCGATTCTCGCAGATTCATCAAAAGTTTTTGGTATCCCTAAAACAAACTGGCGAACAAGGAAAATATTAAAAACTCCCGCAGCTCCAGGAACAATAACTGCGAGTAAATTGTTTACCCAGCCTAATTGATCCATGATACTGTATAAAGGAATTAAATTCACAACGCCAGGAAACATCATTGATGCAAGCAAAACTCCAAATAAAAAGTCACGGCCTTTGAACTGCAAACGTGTGTAACCATAAGAGGCTAAGGCAACCACTATTAACACTAAAACAGTGTGGCTGACTGCAATAATTAATGAATTGGTAAACCATTTTATCACCGGACTAGAGGCATTATTAAACAGCAATTCAGTATAATTGTTTATGGTCCAATGAATTGGTAAAAAACTTACCCCTGCTGCTACAATTTCTTCTTCTGATTTAAAAGAAGTGAAGGCACCCCATAAGATTGGAAAGACCCATATTATTGCCATTATTAATAAAAATACAAATGCAACAATCTTTGTTGTTTTACTTTCTTTCATCTACACACACCTCTAATCCTTATCCCTTAATAGGTAAAATTGAATGGCAGAAACGATCATGATGCAGACTCCAAGCATAACAGCCATTGCAGAAGACATACCTGCAATTGACAATCCTGAACTGAATGCGTTCTGCTGAATATACATTAGAAGCACTCGTGTCGAATCACTTGGACCTCCGCCAGTTAACATTAAAGGCTGTCCATATACGTTGAACTGTGCGATAGTCGTCATTACGGTTGTGAATAGAATTTGATATTTAATGCTTGGAAGCGTGATTCTAAAAAATTTACTAAATACCCCTGCTCCATCTAACTCTGCGGCCTCAATTAAATCCTTCGGCACTCCATTTAAGGCTGCTAAATAAATAACCATATTCCCCCCTATTGTCCACCATACTGTTACGATGACAAGGGAAATCCAGGCATGCGGCTGATTATCCAGCATATTGGTAGAAATTCCTAAATAATTTTCAAGCGGTCCATAGGATACACTCAAAAGGAATTGCCAAATGATCATTACGGCTGAGATGGCAAATAAGGATGGTAAATAAAACAGCGATTGAAAAAGTCGATTCATTCTTGGTTTTGCGGCTAACGCAGTTGAAATTAATAATGGAACAATAATACAAAAGGGAACGGATATTAGCACAAAAATAAACGTATTCCCTAACCCATTATAAAACTGTGTATAAAAACTGGAATCTTGATTAAAAAGCATGGTTTGGTAATTTTCCAAACCAACAAATTCAGGGGATGTAAACAAGTCCCATTTTGTAAAGGATATGTAAATACCAAATACTGATGGAATGAGGAAAAACAGTATAAATAAAAGTAAATGTGGTCCTACAAATAATAGGGGCCAAAAATTCAGAATGTTCCGTTTTTTCCCTGTATTATTTTCACTAAGTGGTTTATCAACCATGGTTGTCATTTGCTTTCACCTCTTTTTAAAGAAGAAAAGGAGGAATAAATTCCTCCCCCATCTTATTGATTCATTTTGTCATTTACGGTTTGCTGAATCTTCTTCAGTTGCTCTTTTGTATCAACCTTACCTTGGATGATATCCCAAGCAGCCTTGTCCACTTCACCGAAGATGTAAGAACTTCCTGGATCTGTGATAATCGTAACAGCTTGACGTGCCTCAGGAGTTTTCAATAAGAATGATTGCGGCATCTTTGTATATTCCTCGTTTTCGAGCATACCTAATGAAGTTGGATTTGCACCAGATTTAACCCATTCTAATGTATTGCCCTGAAGCCATTCAACGAAGGCTACAATACCCTTGATTTTATCTTCCGAACGCTCTTTACTCTTAAACATTGCAAATTGGTCTGCACCGCTACCCTGGATAATATTTGCAGCATCCCATTGCGGTGTAAATGTTTCTGCCCATTTAAAGTTAGTAATTTTGTTCATTTGTGATAACATCCAAGTACCTTCAGGCAGGAAGATTACTTTACCGTTATTGAACAACTTATTCATATCTTCGCCTTTTTTGTTCATATATCCAAGGTCATGCAACTTCTTGAATTGCTCAAATGTTTTTACAGCTGTGTCATTATCAATTGTTGGTTTCCCATCTTCAGAGAATTTGCCTCCCATTTGCAAATATAGATTGTTAAAGTTCTGCATTTGCCATGTGAAACCATAAGCGTATATACCATCTGGTTTTGCCGCAGCCCCTGCTTTTTCAATCTCTTCATACGTGATAATGTTATCGTCAGCTGCACCTGGTACATATTTGTCAACTAAGTCTTTGTTGTAATACATAACCCAACTTCCCATTGTAGCCGGTAAACCAAACTGACTGCCCTCAACGGTTCCCACGTTCCAAGCTTCTTCAATATAATTCTCTGCTTTAACTTCTGTACCCTCAATGTACTTATCCCAAGAATCTAACATTTTTTGTGAGTGGTAAGTCGATACAGCCTCTGATGCTATAAGTGCAATATCAGGAACACCTTTACCAGAACGAGTAACGGTGGCTAATTTGTTACCAAGTACGTCGCCCTTCATAGCAACGATTTTAACTTTATAATCTGGATTCGTCGCATTGTATTGGTCAATATTTTTTTGAATAAGGTCAGCATCAGGACCAGTTGTCCCGCTCCATAATAGGATTTCTTTATTACCATTATCTCCAGATGCATTTTCATTGTTTTCCTCTTTACCGCCGCATGCACTTAATAGAAGTGCTGCAATTAGTGATAATACGATTAGTAAATTATATTTTTTCAATTTACTTCCCCCTACCTGAGTTTTTGTTCTTTGTAAGTTGGACCATCAATTTTCAACTTACCATCTTCAAAATAGATTCGATCCATATTCATTACCCGATCGCCACTTGGGTCATCAGGAAAAGTATGAGTATGGTAGACAGTATATAAAGTTTTTCCATCAAGACCAGTTGCAACACTATTGTGCCCTGGACCTGAAATTCCATTCTCTAAATCTTTTGATAAGATAGGATTTTCTATTGCTTTAATAAAAGGTCCCATAGGATTGTCGGCAACTGCATAACCCACCCCATAATCGGAGCTTGCATAGAAGTTTGAAGAATACATAAGGTAGTATTTACTGTCATGCTTCAATACAAAAGGGCCTTCATTCCATTGGTAGTCTCCATTTAAACCTTCCCAATCCTGATCGGGCTCAAGCAATAATTGTGGTTCGCCAATTAAAGACGTTAGTTCATCATTCATTTCTTGAACGAATATCTGACTCACATGATACCCATTAATGATATTTTCGGAGCAGTCCTTAACATAATAAAAATAAGGAGTTCCATCATCTTCAAAGAAAATGTGTCCGTCTATGTAAGATCCAGACTGTTT from Neobacillus sp. CF12 encodes:
- a CDS encoding glycoside hydrolase family 43 protein — protein: MLEKRTKKTIILIAVVSILLLAGIGVLLFSMKQEQSITYKNPIGGMTNIGDPFVLKDEDQYYMYATSAATIGFRAWQSDNMVDWEEKGLVYDIEQQTNQWATGDFWAPEVVKHNDQYYMTYSARNKEGHLQISVAVSQEPLGPFEDISTEIIKQSGSYIDGHIFFEDDGTPYFYYVKDCSENIINGYHVSQIFVQEMNDELTSLIGEPQLLLEPDQDWEGLNGDYQWNEGPFVLKHDSKYYLMYSSNFYASSDYGVGYAVADNPMGPFIKAIENPILSKDLENGISGPGHNSVATGLDGKTLYTVYHTHTFPDDPSGDRVMNMDRIYFEDGKLKIDGPTYKEQKLR
- a CDS encoding sugar ABC transporter permease — its product is MVDKPLSENNTGKKRNILNFWPLLFVGPHLLLFILFFLIPSVFGIYISFTKWDLFTSPEFVGLENYQTMLFNQDSSFYTQFYNGLGNTFIFVLISVPFCIIVPLLISTALAAKPRMNRLFQSLFYLPSLFAISAVMIIWQFLLSVSYGPLENYLGISTNMLDNQPHAWISLVIVTVWWTIGGNMVIYLAALNGVPKDLIEAAELDGAGVFSKFFRITLPSIKYQILFTTVMTTIAQFNVYGQPLMLTGGGPSDSTRVLLMYIQQNAFSSGLSIAGMSSAMAVMLGVCIMIVSAIQFYLLRDKD
- a CDS encoding extracellular solute-binding protein, whose protein sequence is MKKYNLLIVLSLIAALLLSACGGKEENNENASGDNGNKEILLWSGTTGPDADLIQKNIDQYNATNPDYKVKIVAMKGDVLGNKLATVTRSGKGVPDIALIASEAVSTYHSQKMLDSWDKYIEGTEVKAENYIEEAWNVGTVEGSQFGLPATMGSWVMYYNKDLVDKYVPGAADDNIITYEEIEKAGAAAKPDGIYAYGFTWQMQNFNNLYLQMGGKFSEDGKPTIDNDTAVKTFEQFKKLHDLGYMNKKGEDMNKLFNNGKVIFLPEGTWMLSQMNKITNFKWAETFTPQWDAANIIQGSGADQFAMFKSKERSEDKIKGIVAFVEWLQGNTLEWVKSGANPTSLGMLENEEYTKMPQSFLLKTPEARQAVTIITDPGSSYIFGEVDKAAWDIIQGKVDTKEQLKKIQQTVNDKMNQ
- a CDS encoding glycoside hydrolase family 172 protein, producing MFNGLGMGLGQLSRLSNAKTRSISPENFRGEKGKGGIAIEGTGSGPSRELGQGWKVSPSVLVKQQSTFTIADIEEAGAIQHIWLTCHPDAWRRLIIRMYWDGEEHPSVEVPLGDFFCNGWCERVNVNSIPIAVNPAGGFNSYWEMPYRQKAKITIENISNDDYYLYYQIDYTVTDIPSDAAFFHAQWNRSNPVKYKDVHIIIDGIKGKGHYVGTYLAWQVNSCDWWGEGEIKFYMDGDQEFPTICGTGTEDYFGGAWNWEQPKGQYCTYSTPYLGMHQVIKPDGLYRSQQRFGMYRWHVMDPIRFEEDLKVTIQALGWRSEGRYLPLQDDIASVAFWYQTEPHHPFPVIPGKDELEVI
- a CDS encoding carbohydrate ABC transporter permease, whose product is MKESKTTKIVAFVFLLIMAIIWVFPILWGAFTSFKSEEEIVAAGVSFLPIHWTINNYTELLFNNASSPVIKWFTNSLIIAVSHTVLVLIVVALASYGYTRLQFKGRDFLFGVLLASMMFPGVVNLIPLYSIMDQLGWVNNLLAVIVPGAAGVFNIFLVRQFVLGIPKTFDESARIDGANEFQIFYLIILPLIRPVLTVVALFSFTGAWNDFLWPSIVLNDIEKLPITPGLQLLQGQYLTYPGIGTAGALIALIPTFLLYLFAQRYFMQSMSLSSGVKG